In one Hemitrygon akajei chromosome 3, sHemAka1.3, whole genome shotgun sequence genomic region, the following are encoded:
- the tiparp gene encoding protein mono-ADP-ribosyltransferase TIPARP: MEKSLAGSARGAGRAAVLHCSRPPAFAPEPAPTNKVPLLNPFLKKKHAQRQLEARNLRALGLILTSLLRSDKLSDGVFLARSCEANRTSLFEPLKNDSENQACSKSANGASTRIPSAGNIDQMRQPPVVQHGAQEPGGPADHSFSSEASAMISTAANLPFQISTHSTQDVTTECFDITGQPHVNSLYQSPLCPDLPNQVTAEKDFKTGIFQDKSEEASIDLVFDLLTQLQYHTHQDDGIEICEEFLQGICAYGNDCPKHHTVLPYQWQLKNIITQTWQAVPDEAQEHLERLYCNPDNDQVKLLYQGRVFSLDFNLMAVCDVEFNHVRRLSTASVARSGSQFHTVWKYYCREHFGWREYSEAVVRCIEEASSRGMSEICFVMQQNRYILNLMEGFQQNAVFGTRRRITRRPLFRSAVLLIPCLQTLGGTTATLAKLPEGSISPHIDFPAVTPFSKVYPETWISMELLEDFIQVPVSIEDKSYRTVYNLFHKTIPETKFKILNILRVQNPYLWEKYKRKKEYMSRKMSEMDKILNERHLFHGTSQDAVDAICKHNFDPRVCGKHATMFGQGSYFARKASYSHNFSKKSPEGVHFMFLAKVLIGKYTLGKPTMRRPPPQSPADPSSDLYDSCVDNCLEPQIFVIFNDDQSFPYFIIQYEEVGSTVCL; the protein is encoded by the exons ATGGAAAAGAGTTTGGCCGGTTCGGCAAGGGGTGCGGGCAGGGCGGCGGTGCTGCACTGCTCCAGGCCTCCAGCCTTCGCACCAGAGCCGGCTCCCACCAACAAAGTGCCGCTTCTCAACCCGTTCCTCAAGAAGAAACACGCCCAGAGGCAGCTGGAGGCGAGGAACCTCCGAGCTCTAGGATTGATCCTCACCAGTTTGCTGCGATCGGACAAATTAAGCGATGGGGTTTTTCTTGCCCGCAGCTGCGAAGCAAATCGGACTAGTTtatttgaacctttgaaaaatGACTCTGAGAATCAGGCATGCTCTAAATCTGCAAATGGTGCTTCCACACGAATTCCGTCAGCAGGGAACATTGACCAGATGCGGCAACCGCCAGTGGTGCAGCACGGTGCCCAAGAGCCTGGGGGCCCCGCCGATCACTCCTTCTCCAGCGAGGCATCTGCAATGATCTCCACTGCTGCAAACTTGCCATTCCAGATCTCGACACATTCCACCCAAGATGTCACCACAGAGTGCTTCGACATTACGGGCCAGCCTCACGTCAATAGCTTGTATCAAAGCCCCTTGTGTCCAGATTTGCCTAACCAAGTTACGGCcgaaaaagattttaaaactgGCATTTTTCAGGATAAGAGCGAGGAGGCATCAATCGACCTAGTCTTTGATCTTTTGACCCAGTTACAGTATCACACTCATCAGGACGATGGAATAGAAATATGTGAAGAATTTTTGCAGGGAATTTGTGCTTATGGAAATGACTGTCCAAAACATCACACCGTGCTACCTTATCAATGGCAGCTGAAAAATATTATAACTCAGACATGGCAGGCAGTGCCAGACGAGGcacaggaacatttagaaaggCTCTACTGCAATCCTGACAATGACCAAGTTAAGCTCCTATATCA GGGCCGTGTCTTCTCACTGGACTTTAACTTAATGGCAGTCTGTGATGTAGAATTTAACCATGTGAGAAGACTGTCTACTGCCTCTGTAGCACGTTCTGGCTCACAATTTCACACTGTTTGGAAATACTACTGCAGAGAACACTTTGGCTGGAGAGAATATTCTGAG GCAGTTGTTCGATGCATTGAGGAAGCCTCATCTCGAGGCATGAGTGAGATTTGTTTCGTGATGCAGCAAAATCGGTACATCCTGAATTTAATGGAGGGCTTTCAGCAAAATGCTGTCTTTGGCACTCGGCGACGAATTACCCGCCGACCCCTATTTCGCTCTGCTGTCTTGCTGATACCCTGTTTACA aACTTTGGGTGGCACAACAGCCACTCTTGCAAAGTTACCAGAAGGATCCATTTCTCCACATATTGACTTTCCTGCTGTGACACCCTTTTCAAAAGTCTATCCTGAAACTTGGATTTCAATGGAACTATTAGAGGATTTCATTCAAGTGCCGGTTTCTATAGAAGACAAAAGCTACAGGACTGTGTATAACCTTTTCCACAAAACGATACCTGAAACTAAATTTAAGATTTTGAATATACTAAGAGTACAAAATCCATATCTTTGGGAGAAGTATAAAAG GAAAAAGGAGTACATGTCACGAAAGATGTCTGAAATGGATAAGATCCTAAATGAAAGACATCTATTTCATGGGACCTCCCAGGATGCAGTGGATGCAATCTGTAAACACAACTTTGATCCCAGGGTGTGTGGAAAACATGCCACTATGTTTGGACAAGGCAGTTATTTTGCAAGAAAGGCAAGCTATTCTCACAACTTTTCAAAGAAGTCTCCAGAAGGTGTTCATTTTATGTTCTTAGCAAAAGTTCTTATTGGGAAGTACACATTGGGCAAACCTACAATGCGGAGACCACCACCACAATCTCCTGCTGACCCTTCCAGTGATTTGTATGATTCCTGTGTGGATAACTGTCTagaacctcagatttttgtaatcTTTAATGATGATCAGAGCTTCCCTTACTTCATTATTCAATATGAGGAAGTCGGAAGTACAGTATGTCTTTGA